A part of Curtobacterium sp. MCLR17_036 genomic DNA contains:
- a CDS encoding multidrug DMT transporter permease has translation MTTDLQLPDAVNNLTPFQALMIPVALIGAVFLSLGAQFQSRGVQRVEARLGRQSKGLSVRHVVGLLSSGWWVLGTLMLGIAVVLQLVSITNAPLIVVQPLGAVALVITTWFSSRSSGVPLGQAARRAVWTCIIGVGIFVGIAAFVGHESAITRQQLVTVLVVLAVVLVLVLATFRLVAKHRNALYYIAGAGVLYGFVATLAKVVLNRFVNGTFDWLTVLAIVGVVVAASLGGYFVQNAYSSGSADLVIAGLTVIDPIVAVGIGVVVLDEAAGAPWFAVAGFVVAAAIAITGVFLLAKHHPEARR, from the coding sequence GTGACGACGGACCTCCAGCTGCCGGATGCGGTCAACAACCTGACCCCCTTCCAGGCGCTCATGATCCCCGTCGCCCTGATCGGCGCGGTCTTCCTGTCGCTCGGCGCCCAGTTCCAGAGCCGCGGGGTGCAGCGGGTCGAGGCGCGCCTCGGCCGGCAGTCGAAGGGCCTGAGCGTCCGGCACGTCGTCGGTCTGCTGTCGAGCGGCTGGTGGGTCCTCGGCACCCTCATGCTCGGCATCGCCGTCGTCCTGCAGCTCGTCAGCATCACGAACGCACCGCTCATCGTCGTGCAGCCGCTCGGCGCGGTCGCACTCGTCATCACGACGTGGTTCTCCTCGCGCTCGTCCGGGGTCCCGCTCGGGCAGGCAGCACGACGCGCGGTCTGGACCTGCATCATCGGTGTCGGCATCTTCGTCGGCATCGCCGCCTTCGTCGGGCACGAGAGCGCCATCACCCGGCAGCAGCTCGTCACCGTCCTGGTGGTCCTCGCCGTCGTGCTCGTCCTCGTGCTGGCGACGTTCCGCCTCGTGGCGAAGCACCGCAACGCGCTCTACTACATCGCCGGGGCCGGGGTCCTCTACGGGTTCGTGGCCACCCTGGCGAAGGTCGTGCTGAACCGGTTCGTGAACGGCACGTTCGACTGGCTGACGGTGCTCGCCATCGTGGGCGTGGTCGTCGCGGCGTCGCTCGGCGGGTACTTCGTGCAGAACGCCTACTCGAGCGGGTCGGCCGACCTCGTCATCGCGGGCCTCACCGTCATCGACCCGATCGTCGCGGTCGGCATCGGCGTCGTCGTGCTCGACGAGGCCGCCGGGGCGCCGTGGTTCGCCGTCGCCGGGTTCGTCGTCGCGGCGGCCATCGCGATCACCGGGGTGTTCCTGCTCGCGAAGCACCACCCGGAAGCCCGGCGCTGA
- the def gene encoding peptide deformylase: MAVLPIRITGEPVLHERAAEVTAFDDDLRTLVADMYETMDLAPGVGLAGPQVGVGKRLFVYSYTDDDEVLHRGVAVNPVLWTTPAVPESVEELDEDDESEGCLSIPGERFPLRRSEGALLRAVDEHGEPFEVEAHGWLARIFQHEYDHLDGWLYADRLVHPYGKQVAKAIRKSSWGGPGQSWLPGRDHPEG; this comes from the coding sequence ATGGCCGTTCTCCCGATCCGCATCACCGGTGAACCCGTCCTGCACGAGCGTGCAGCCGAGGTCACCGCGTTCGATGACGACCTGCGCACGCTCGTCGCCGACATGTACGAGACGATGGACCTGGCCCCCGGTGTCGGCCTGGCCGGCCCGCAGGTCGGCGTCGGCAAGCGCCTCTTCGTGTACTCGTACACCGACGACGACGAGGTCCTGCACCGCGGCGTCGCCGTCAACCCCGTGCTGTGGACGACGCCCGCCGTCCCCGAGTCCGTCGAGGAGCTCGACGAGGACGACGAGTCCGAGGGCTGCCTGTCGATCCCGGGCGAGCGCTTCCCGCTGCGCCGGTCCGAGGGCGCCCTGCTGCGGGCGGTCGACGAGCACGGCGAGCCGTTCGAGGTCGAGGCCCACGGCTGGCTGGCCCGCATCTTCCAGCACGAGTACGACCACCTCGACGGCTGGCTGTACGCCGACCGTCTCGTGCACCCGTACGGCAAGCAGGTCGCGAAGGCGATCCGCAAGAGCAGCTGGGGCGGCCCCGGCCAGTCGTGGTTGCCGGGTCGCGACCACCCCGAGGGCTGA
- a CDS encoding beta-ketoacyl-ACP synthase III, whose product MTDVTDPTDATTGLPTGPAGTTGAAPTGRPLLQQRRGHEYTRILAFGAARGENVVPNDDLVGPIDSSDEWIRQRTGIVTRKRAGRDVEAVDLAETAAREAIEKAGLRPEQIGVVLVSTVSHTVATPSLASLLAERIGATPAAAYDISAACAGYAYGIAQADSFVKSGIADHVLVIGAEKLSDLVDPTDRSISFLLGDGAGAAVVGPSDFPGIAPTIWGSDGSKWDAIGMTATYNEWEAGAPRPTMRQAGQTVFRWAVWEMVKVARQALETAGVTAADLAAFVPHQANIRIIDEFAKQLGLPESVMIARDITTTGNTSAASIPLATHRLLDEHPELSGGLALQIGFGAGLVFGAQVVVLP is encoded by the coding sequence ATGACCGACGTGACCGACCCGACCGACGCCACCACGGGCCTCCCGACCGGACCCGCGGGCACGACCGGTGCCGCACCGACCGGGCGACCGCTCCTGCAGCAGCGCCGCGGCCACGAGTACACCCGCATCCTCGCCTTCGGCGCGGCCCGCGGCGAGAACGTCGTGCCGAACGACGACCTCGTCGGACCGATCGACTCGTCCGACGAGTGGATCCGCCAGCGCACCGGCATCGTCACGCGGAAGCGCGCCGGGCGCGACGTCGAGGCCGTCGACCTGGCCGAGACCGCCGCGCGCGAGGCCATCGAGAAGGCCGGGCTGCGCCCCGAGCAGATCGGCGTGGTCCTCGTCAGCACCGTGTCGCACACGGTGGCGACCCCGTCGCTCGCGTCGCTGCTCGCCGAACGCATCGGTGCGACGCCGGCCGCGGCCTACGACATCAGCGCCGCGTGCGCCGGGTACGCCTACGGCATCGCCCAGGCCGACTCGTTCGTGAAGTCCGGCATCGCCGACCACGTGCTCGTCATCGGCGCCGAGAAGCTCAGCGACCTCGTCGACCCGACCGACCGCTCCATCTCGTTCCTGCTCGGCGACGGCGCCGGAGCGGCGGTCGTCGGCCCGAGCGACTTCCCCGGCATCGCGCCGACGATCTGGGGTTCCGACGGCTCCAAGTGGGACGCCATCGGCATGACGGCCACCTACAACGAGTGGGAGGCCGGCGCGCCCCGCCCGACCATGCGCCAGGCCGGCCAGACGGTGTTCCGCTGGGCGGTGTGGGAGATGGTCAAGGTCGCCCGACAGGCGCTCGAGACCGCCGGCGTCACCGCGGCCGACCTCGCCGCGTTCGTCCCGCACCAGGCGAACATCCGCATCATCGACGAGTTCGCCAAGCAGCTCGGCCTGCCCGAGTCCGTGATGATCGCCCGCGACATCACCACCACCGGCAACACCTCCGCCGCGAGCATCCCGCTCGCCACGCACCGCCTGCTCGACGAGCACCCCGAGCTGTCGGGCGGTCTCGCCCTGCAGATCGGGTTCGGCGCCGGCCTGGTGTTCGGCGCGCAGGTGGTCGTCCTCCCCTAG
- a CDS encoding ACP S-malonyltransferase, with protein sequence MIVVVAPGQGSQTPGFLAPWLEDAAVRERVGQWSESIGVDLAAHGTTSDADTIKDTALAQPLIVAAGLVTADALLADGRRGLVGGVAGHSVGEFTAAAVAGVLEPTDAVALVAARGRAMADAAALEPTSMAAVLGGDADAVAAALDAHGLVPANHNGGGQTVVAGAADAIAALAADPPARARVVPLAVAGAFHTRYMTSAVARVAPVAAAATVHDPTLPIWTNADGSRVDDGRRFVDLMVQQIANPVHWDAVMESFAAAGVTGIVELAPAGALVGLAKRGLRGTPTVAIKTPDDLPAAIDLLQQAADETGSTQEADAPA encoded by the coding sequence GTGATCGTCGTCGTCGCGCCCGGACAGGGCTCCCAGACCCCCGGCTTCCTCGCCCCCTGGCTCGAGGACGCCGCCGTCCGTGAACGAGTGGGCCAGTGGTCCGAGTCCATCGGGGTGGACCTCGCCGCGCACGGCACGACCTCGGACGCGGACACCATCAAGGACACCGCGCTCGCCCAGCCCCTCATCGTCGCCGCCGGTCTCGTCACCGCCGACGCACTGCTCGCCGACGGCCGTCGCGGCCTGGTCGGCGGTGTCGCCGGACACTCGGTCGGCGAGTTCACCGCCGCCGCCGTCGCCGGCGTGCTCGAGCCGACCGACGCGGTCGCCCTCGTCGCCGCCCGCGGTCGCGCGATGGCCGACGCCGCGGCCCTCGAGCCGACGTCGATGGCCGCCGTGCTCGGCGGGGACGCCGACGCCGTCGCCGCCGCCCTCGACGCCCACGGGCTCGTCCCCGCGAACCACAACGGTGGCGGCCAGACCGTCGTCGCCGGTGCCGCCGACGCCATCGCCGCCCTCGCCGCCGACCCGCCCGCCCGGGCCCGGGTCGTGCCGCTCGCCGTCGCCGGGGCGTTCCACACCCGGTACATGACCTCCGCCGTCGCCCGCGTCGCCCCGGTGGCCGCAGCCGCCACCGTGCACGACCCGACGCTGCCGATCTGGACGAACGCCGACGGCTCGCGCGTCGACGACGGCCGCCGCTTCGTCGACCTCATGGTGCAGCAGATCGCGAACCCGGTGCACTGGGACGCCGTCATGGAGTCGTTCGCCGCCGCCGGTGTGACCGGCATCGTCGAGCTCGCCCCCGCCGGGGCCCTCGTCGGCCTCGCCAAGCGCGGGCTGCGCGGCACGCCGACCGTCGCCATCAAGACCCCCGACGACCTGCCCGCCGCGATCGACCTGCTGCAGCAGGCGGCCGACGAGACCGGATCCACCCAGGAAGCAGACGCACCCGCATGA
- a CDS encoding acyl carrier protein has product MALSNEEVLAGLAELINDETGIATDTVAADKSFTDDLDIDSISMMTIVVNAEEKFDVKIPDEEVKNLKTVGNAVDYIVKAQA; this is encoded by the coding sequence ATGGCCCTGTCCAACGAAGAAGTCCTCGCCGGCCTGGCCGAGCTGATCAACGACGAGACCGGTATCGCCACCGACACCGTCGCCGCCGACAAGTCCTTCACGGACGACCTCGACATCGACTCGATCTCGATGATGACCATCGTCGTGAACGCCGAGGAGAAGTTCGACGTCAAGATCCCCGACGAAGAGGTCAAGAACCTCAAGACCGTGGGCAACGCGGTCGACTACATCGTCAAGGCCCAGGCCTGA
- a CDS encoding pentapeptide repeat-containing protein, with protein sequence MTARPRVRGVVVGIASVAFVAAIGVAAFLRPGSDGGSVHEVDGCAVVSAPGPEVATSCPSARLSGVDLAAADLRLAELQRVDLRAADLSDAVLYGADLRRADLRGADLRGADLHAADLRAADLRDARLSAADLSSARLDGADLDGADLSGARIEDLDAPDTILDPAPIALRSPDGRPVRTVLRLALPTGVTAPRCTDRVVTAAVGETTVRCRLQTDARLGGRLEVPVVVTVSGPTG encoded by the coding sequence GTGACCGCGCGGCCGCGCGTCCGGGGCGTGGTCGTCGGGATCGCATCCGTCGCCTTCGTCGCGGCGATCGGGGTCGCGGCGTTCCTGCGGCCGGGCAGCGACGGCGGCAGCGTGCACGAGGTCGACGGCTGCGCCGTCGTCTCCGCCCCGGGCCCCGAGGTCGCGACGTCCTGTCCGTCGGCGCGGCTGTCCGGCGTCGACCTGGCCGCCGCGGACCTGCGGCTCGCCGAGCTCCAGCGGGTCGACCTGCGTGCCGCCGACCTGTCGGACGCCGTGCTCTACGGTGCGGACCTGCGTCGGGCCGACCTGCGCGGGGCGGACCTGCGCGGCGCCGACCTGCACGCGGCCGACCTGCGCGCCGCCGACCTGCGCGACGCCCGGCTGTCCGCCGCGGACCTGTCGTCCGCGCGGCTCGACGGGGCCGACCTCGACGGCGCGGACCTGTCCGGTGCACGGATCGAGGACCTCGACGCCCCCGACACGATCCTGGACCCCGCGCCGATCGCCCTCCGGAGCCCCGACGGCCGTCCGGTCCGCACCGTCCTGCGCCTCGCGCTGCCGACCGGCGTGACCGCACCCCGCTGCACCGACCGGGTGGTGACCGCCGCTGTCGGCGAGACGACCGTGCGGTGCCGCCTGCAGACCGACGCCCGGCTCGGCGGCCGGCTCGAGGTCCCCGTGGTCGTGACCGTCAGCGGTCCCACGGGCTGA
- a CDS encoding helix-turn-helix domain-containing protein: protein MTTPRTDPAGAQQSDRERALSWLRQVSGELSTATIKRLEDTLPWYSEMPPGRRSAVGLVAQAGITSFISWLEGTASTPWIAAADVFGSAPRELLRSVSLQQTLQLIRVVVTVVEERAADDEMLQEAILKYSRDIAFAAADVYARAAEARGLWDARLEALVVDSILSGEYDDELPSRIAALGWHGHGEVAVLVGTAPKQLEVDQVRRTARHLDADVLVGVQGSRLVVVIGRATPRDDVPEGEEPVSFTTIAQALEPLFGDGHLVLGNEVPGVVDASTSAKAALAGFAVARAWRGVPRPALADDLLPERALAGDPLARSALVQRIYVPLKDQSTELLQTLWCYLDTGRSLEATARELFVHPNTVRYRLRRVADIIGWDATHARDALIVQSALILGAMSESAAGRRRTTPRR, encoded by the coding sequence GTGACGACACCCCGCACCGACCCTGCCGGAGCCCAGCAGAGCGACCGCGAACGCGCGCTCTCCTGGCTCCGGCAGGTGTCGGGCGAACTCTCGACCGCGACGATCAAGCGCCTCGAGGACACCCTGCCGTGGTACAGCGAGATGCCGCCGGGGCGTCGCTCCGCCGTCGGTCTGGTCGCCCAGGCCGGCATCACCTCGTTCATCAGCTGGCTCGAGGGCACCGCGTCGACGCCGTGGATCGCGGCGGCCGACGTCTTCGGCTCGGCACCGCGTGAGCTCCTCCGCTCGGTGAGCCTGCAGCAGACCCTGCAGCTCATCCGCGTCGTGGTCACCGTGGTCGAGGAACGCGCCGCCGACGACGAGATGCTGCAGGAGGCGATCCTCAAGTACTCGCGGGACATCGCCTTCGCCGCCGCCGACGTCTACGCCCGGGCGGCCGAGGCCCGCGGGCTGTGGGACGCCCGGCTCGAAGCGCTCGTGGTCGACTCGATCCTGTCGGGCGAGTACGACGACGAACTGCCGTCCCGCATCGCCGCCCTCGGGTGGCACGGCCACGGCGAGGTCGCGGTGCTCGTCGGCACCGCACCGAAGCAGCTCGAGGTCGACCAGGTCCGCCGCACCGCTCGCCACCTGGACGCCGACGTGCTCGTCGGGGTGCAGGGCTCGCGGCTCGTCGTCGTGATCGGCCGGGCCACCCCGCGCGACGACGTGCCCGAGGGCGAGGAGCCGGTCTCCTTCACGACCATCGCGCAGGCCCTCGAACCGCTGTTCGGCGACGGCCACCTCGTGCTCGGCAACGAGGTCCCCGGTGTCGTCGACGCGTCGACGAGCGCCAAGGCCGCCCTGGCCGGGTTCGCCGTGGCACGGGCGTGGCGCGGGGTGCCGCGTCCGGCCCTCGCCGACGACCTGCTGCCCGAACGCGCACTGGCCGGCGACCCGCTCGCCCGTTCCGCCCTCGTGCAGCGCATCTACGTCCCGCTCAAGGACCAGTCGACCGAGCTCCTGCAGACCCTGTGGTGCTACCTCGACACCGGTCGCTCGCTCGAGGCCACCGCCCGCGAGCTCTTCGTGCACCCGAACACGGTGCGCTACCGCCTGCGGCGCGTGGCCGACATCATCGGGTGGGACGCCACGCACGCCCGCGACGCCCTCATCGTGCAGTCCGCCCTGATCCTCGGGGCGATGTCCGAATCGGCCGCCGGCCGCCGGCGCACCACGCCGCGCCGCTGA
- a CDS encoding DUF1684 domain-containing protein: protein MTGTTDAAFTEHVAGRDRWARGPRGPLALVNAQRVDLPQSVWPVPGTWAPASGGLTVTATADDGVVVDGVPVDGTVLVAGDTAVVPSEVAFPDGMAGTVSGSTLRVWDPSAEPIGRFAGIARFARSDDVVTTGSYVTVDDGDDQEARGSVLDAAGDALPIAGHVETAFGTTTVRFVAVRSAAFRGAPRLQLIVQDATSALPEDDPGSSYSMGRFLYLDDPGHAASVELDWNLLVLPPCAFSYQFACPIPPPENRVPVPIVAGERHPVDADGAVLH from the coding sequence ATGACCGGCACCACCGACGCCGCGTTCACCGAGCACGTCGCCGGTCGCGACCGGTGGGCGCGCGGTCCGCGCGGCCCGCTCGCGCTCGTGAACGCCCAGCGCGTCGACCTGCCGCAGTCGGTCTGGCCGGTGCCGGGGACCTGGGCGCCGGCGTCCGGCGGCCTGACGGTCACGGCCACGGCCGACGACGGCGTCGTGGTCGACGGGGTCCCGGTCGACGGCACCGTGCTCGTCGCGGGCGACACCGCGGTCGTCCCGTCCGAGGTCGCCTTCCCCGACGGGATGGCCGGCACGGTCTCCGGGTCCACGCTGCGCGTCTGGGACCCGAGCGCCGAGCCGATCGGCCGCTTCGCCGGCATCGCCCGGTTCGCGCGGTCCGACGACGTGGTCACCACCGGCAGCTACGTGACGGTCGACGACGGCGACGACCAGGAGGCCCGGGGCAGCGTCCTCGACGCAGCCGGCGACGCGCTCCCGATCGCCGGGCACGTCGAGACGGCCTTCGGCACGACGACCGTGCGGTTCGTCGCGGTCCGGTCGGCCGCGTTCCGCGGCGCTCCCCGCCTGCAGCTCATCGTGCAGGACGCCACGAGCGCCCTGCCCGAGGACGACCCCGGCAGCTCGTACTCCATGGGCCGGTTCCTGTACCTCGACGACCCGGGGCACGCCGCGTCGGTGGAGCTCGACTGGAACCTGCTCGTCCTGCCGCCGTGTGCGTTCTCGTACCAGTTCGCCTGCCCGATCCCGCCGCCCGAGAACCGCGTGCCGGTGCCGATCGTCGCGGGGGAGCGCCACCCCGTCGACGCGGACGGCGCCGTCCTGCACTGA
- a CDS encoding AI-2E family transporter, protein MQLKRKRDDDPDGVGPTPNVTFEVTRGGTGVRVNAFRLGFMGAIGVLVALLAGSIIHELSTVLVYIGVALFLALGIDPLVSFLERVIPRWAAITIVVVGVLAAFAGVVFAVVPILVEQATNLIQNFPEIVDDISKQQWVQDLSRQFAGSFDIDHALESVQTFVENPGNLLSVGGGILAVGSGILSGVTGALIVLILMLYFLASMRGMKRAAYRFVPASRRENFIDVSEQITQAVGRYVVGQVSQALINGVLSLVWLLIIGAPLPVLLASFAFLGSLIPLVGTLSAAVVISVLCLFASPVTALAAAIYYLVYMQVEAYLISPRIMSRAVQVPGALVVIAAVAGGTIGGVLGALVALPVAASVIIIVQKVIYPRQELA, encoded by the coding sequence GTGCAGTTGAAACGCAAGCGCGACGACGACCCCGACGGCGTCGGCCCGACACCGAACGTCACCTTCGAGGTGACGCGCGGTGGCACCGGCGTGCGCGTGAACGCCTTCCGCCTCGGGTTCATGGGTGCGATCGGCGTGCTCGTCGCGCTGCTCGCGGGCTCGATCATCCACGAGCTGAGCACGGTGCTCGTGTACATCGGCGTCGCCCTCTTCCTCGCGCTCGGCATCGACCCGCTCGTCTCGTTCCTCGAGCGGGTCATCCCGCGCTGGGCGGCGATCACGATCGTCGTCGTCGGCGTGCTCGCCGCGTTCGCCGGGGTCGTGTTCGCGGTCGTCCCGATCCTCGTCGAGCAGGCGACGAACCTGATCCAGAACTTCCCCGAGATCGTCGACGACATCTCGAAGCAGCAGTGGGTGCAGGACCTGTCGCGCCAGTTCGCGGGCTCCTTCGACATCGACCACGCCCTCGAGTCCGTGCAGACCTTCGTCGAGAACCCGGGCAACCTGCTCAGCGTCGGCGGCGGGATCCTGGCGGTCGGCAGCGGCATCCTGTCCGGGGTGACCGGCGCGCTGATCGTCCTCATCCTCATGCTGTACTTCCTCGCCTCGATGCGCGGCATGAAGCGCGCCGCCTACCGGTTCGTGCCGGCGTCGCGACGCGAGAACTTCATCGACGTGAGCGAGCAGATCACCCAGGCGGTCGGCCGCTACGTCGTCGGGCAGGTCTCGCAGGCGCTCATCAACGGCGTGCTCAGCCTGGTCTGGCTGCTCATCATCGGCGCGCCGCTGCCGGTGCTGCTCGCCTCGTTCGCCTTCCTCGGCTCGCTCATCCCGCTCGTCGGCACCCTGAGCGCCGCGGTCGTCATCTCGGTGCTCTGCCTGTTCGCCTCACCGGTGACGGCCCTCGCCGCGGCGATCTACTACCTCGTCTACATGCAGGTCGAGGCCTACCTCATCTCGCCGCGCATCATGTCCCGCGCGGTGCAGGTCCCCGGCGCCCTCGTGGTCATCGCCGCGGTCGCCGGCGGCACGATCGGCGGCGTGCTCGGCGCCCTCGTCGCCCTGCCCGTCGCCGCGTCGGTGATCATCATCGTGCAGAAGGTCATCTACCCCCGACAGGAACTGGCATGA
- a CDS encoding glycosyltransferase — MSGDATTAAPGPTDATGDTRRLRVMIAADTFPPDVNGAATFAEQLAVGLAERGHEVHVVAPASSSHHGTFDEEHQGVTLVVHRLKSYKWPLHAWLRFVWPWSVRKWTGPILDAVRPDVLHIQSHVVIGRGIVHEAKERGIRVVATNHFMPENLLEYTPFGKWTLPIALKIAWNDAAKTYRQADTITTPTNLAADYLRRAIAGQQVLAISCGIDATRYVARPGRPPGNDVVFVGRVAPEKNLDVLVRAMALLPGSLGATLSIVGDGEMIPKLTALAKELGLEDRVRFLGFVSDEDKRTALTNATVFAMPSTAELQSISSLEGMASGLPVVAADSMALPHLIDGNGYLFAPGDERDLAAKLEAVLTASDADYTAMRDRSLAMIEAHDINRTLSTFEALYRGETVA; from the coding sequence GTGTCAGGAGACGCCACCACCGCCGCCCCCGGACCGACGGACGCGACCGGCGACACCCGCCGCCTGCGCGTCATGATCGCCGCCGACACGTTCCCGCCCGACGTCAACGGCGCGGCGACCTTCGCCGAGCAGCTCGCCGTCGGACTCGCCGAGCGCGGGCACGAGGTCCACGTCGTCGCCCCGGCGTCGAGCAGCCACCACGGCACCTTCGACGAGGAGCACCAGGGCGTGACCCTCGTCGTCCACCGCCTGAAGTCCTACAAGTGGCCGCTGCACGCCTGGCTCCGCTTCGTCTGGCCGTGGAGCGTCCGCAAGTGGACCGGCCCGATCCTCGACGCCGTGCGGCCCGACGTCCTGCACATCCAGTCGCACGTCGTCATCGGCCGCGGCATCGTGCACGAGGCGAAGGAGCGCGGCATCCGCGTCGTCGCCACGAACCACTTCATGCCCGAGAACCTGCTCGAGTACACGCCGTTCGGCAAGTGGACCCTGCCGATCGCGTTGAAGATCGCCTGGAACGACGCGGCGAAGACCTACCGCCAGGCCGACACCATCACGACCCCGACGAACCTGGCCGCCGACTACCTGCGCCGGGCCATCGCCGGCCAGCAGGTGCTCGCGATCTCCTGCGGCATCGACGCCACCCGCTACGTCGCCCGTCCGGGACGCCCGCCGGGCAACGACGTCGTCTTCGTCGGCCGGGTCGCGCCGGAGAAGAACCTCGACGTCCTGGTGCGCGCGATGGCGCTGCTGCCCGGCTCGCTCGGCGCGACGTTGTCGATCGTCGGCGACGGCGAGATGATCCCGAAGCTCACCGCTCTGGCGAAGGAGCTCGGCCTCGAGGACCGTGTCCGGTTCCTCGGGTTCGTCTCCGACGAGGACAAGCGCACCGCCCTGACGAACGCCACCGTCTTCGCGATGCCGTCGACCGCCGAGCTGCAGAGCATCTCGTCGCTCGAGGGCATGGCCTCCGGGCTGCCGGTGGTCGCGGCCGACTCGATGGCGCTGCCGCACCTCATCGACGGCAACGGGTACCTGTTCGCCCCGGGCGACGAGCGCGACCTGGCGGCCAAGCTCGAGGCGGTGCTCACGGCGTCCGACGCCGACTACACCGCCATGCGCGACCGCAGCCTCGCGATGATCGAGGCACACGACATCAACCGCACGCTCTCGACCTTCGAGGCGCTGTATCGTGGGGAAACGGTGGCCTGA
- a CDS encoding DUF3145 domain-containing protein has translation MLYVHSAPRALCPHVEWAAGRAMNRAVNFSWLDQPAQDGARRTEFTWSGAVGAGAAIASALRGWEHLRYEVTEEPTDASDGGRWMHTPDLGVFYAQTDVTGNMVIPEDRVRYAMEVAGSNALELHRELRLALGQAWDDELEPFRHAAEGNPVVWLHRVG, from the coding sequence GTGCTCTACGTGCACTCCGCACCACGCGCGCTCTGCCCGCACGTCGAATGGGCAGCAGGTCGCGCCATGAACCGTGCCGTGAACTTCTCGTGGCTCGACCAGCCGGCGCAGGACGGTGCGCGTCGCACGGAGTTCACGTGGTCCGGTGCGGTCGGTGCGGGTGCCGCGATCGCCTCGGCGCTGCGCGGGTGGGAGCATCTGCGGTACGAGGTCACCGAGGAACCGACCGACGCCTCGGACGGCGGCCGGTGGATGCACACGCCCGACCTCGGTGTCTTCTACGCCCAGACCGACGTCACCGGCAACATGGTCATCCCCGAGGACCGCGTCCGCTACGCCATGGAGGTCGCCGGCAGCAACGCGCTCGAACTCCACCGCGAGCTCCGGCTGGCGCTCGGCCAGGCCTGGGACGACGAGCTCGAGCCCTTCCGCCACGCGGCCGAGGGCAACCCCGTCGTCTGGCTGCACCGGGTCGGCTGA
- a CDS encoding beta-ketoacyl-[acyl-carrier-protein] synthase family protein: MTKKTVVVTGIGAISPLAATAPETWEALLAGKSGITRIEDPRYAELELPVEFAGQARRFLTDQLTRPESKRLDPSSQLSLVAAREAWADAGIDPESVVPERLIVDWATGIGGVNTLLDAWDTLREKGPRRVLPMTVPMLMANGPAAAIEMEFGARGGARTYLSACASSTESLAEAYRHVADGDADIVITGGAEAALHPLPLAAFAAMQALSRRNDSPETASRPYDVTRDGFVLGDGAAALILESKEHAEARGATIYAEVAGAGITSDAFHITAPDPEGSAAARAVITALEHAGASREDVVHVNAHATSTPVGDVAEYHAMRRVFGDHLDDVVVSATKASTGHLLGGAGAIEAVFTVLALHERVAPPTINLNDQDPEIVMDVAREPRPLPAGDLLAVSNSFGFGGHNAVVAFRSV; the protein is encoded by the coding sequence ATGACCAAGAAGACCGTCGTCGTCACCGGCATCGGTGCGATCTCACCGCTCGCAGCGACCGCCCCGGAGACGTGGGAAGCGCTGCTCGCCGGCAAGTCCGGCATCACCCGCATCGAGGACCCGCGCTACGCCGAGCTCGAACTCCCCGTCGAGTTCGCCGGTCAGGCACGTCGGTTCCTCACCGACCAGCTCACCCGTCCGGAGTCGAAGCGCCTCGACCCGTCGTCGCAGCTGTCGCTCGTCGCCGCACGTGAGGCCTGGGCCGACGCCGGCATCGACCCCGAGTCCGTCGTCCCCGAGCGCCTCATCGTCGACTGGGCGACCGGCATCGGCGGCGTGAACACCCTGCTCGACGCGTGGGACACCCTGCGAGAGAAGGGCCCGCGGCGCGTCCTGCCGATGACGGTCCCGATGCTCATGGCGAACGGCCCCGCCGCCGCCATCGAGATGGAGTTCGGCGCCCGCGGCGGCGCCCGCACCTACCTGTCGGCGTGCGCGTCCTCCACCGAGTCCCTGGCGGAGGCGTACCGCCACGTCGCCGACGGCGACGCCGACATCGTCATCACCGGTGGCGCCGAGGCCGCCCTGCACCCGCTGCCCCTGGCGGCCTTCGCGGCCATGCAGGCCCTGTCGCGCCGCAACGACTCCCCCGAGACCGCGTCGCGTCCGTACGACGTCACGCGCGACGGCTTCGTGCTCGGCGACGGCGCAGCAGCGCTCATCCTCGAGTCGAAGGAGCACGCCGAGGCCCGCGGCGCCACCATCTACGCCGAGGTCGCCGGTGCGGGCATCACGTCCGACGCCTTCCACATCACCGCGCCGGACCCCGAGGGCAGCGCCGCCGCCCGCGCCGTCATCACCGCGCTCGAGCACGCCGGCGCGAGCCGCGAGGACGTCGTCCACGTCAACGCGCACGCCACCTCGACCCCGGTCGGCGACGTCGCCGAGTACCACGCGATGCGCCGGGTCTTCGGCGACCACCTCGACGACGTCGTCGTCTCGGCCACCAAGGCCTCGACCGGGCACCTGCTCGGTGGTGCCGGTGCGATCGAGGCGGTCTTCACCGTCCTCGCGCTGCACGAGCGCGTCGCCCCGCCGACGATCAACCTGAACGACCAGGACCCGGAGATCGTCATGGACGTCGCGCGCGAGCCCCGGCCGCTCCCGGCCGGCGACCTGCTCGCGGTGAGCAACTCGTTCGGCTTCGGTGGGCACAACGCCGTGGTCGCGTTCCGCAGCGTCTGA